One part of the Aestuariirhabdus litorea genome encodes these proteins:
- the gpmI gene encoding 2,3-bisphosphoglycerate-independent phosphoglycerate mutase, translating to MNTPKTTTALIILDGFGHSETSDSNAIAAAHTPVWDRLCQQYPHTLVSGSGEDVGLPGGQMGNSEVGHMNLGAGRIVYQELTRISKAIEEGSFYQNPALLEAVRGAVRGGKAVHIMGLVSPGGVHSHEDHISAMIELARREGAQRVYLHAFLDGRDTPPRSAEPSLARLDQQLREQKLGRIASLIGRYYAMDRDQRWERVSQAYALITEAQAEHRADSATEGLQQAYAREESDEFVAATRIQGAGESDAALEEGDALIFMNFRADRARQLTRAFVDPSFDGFVRNQQPRLAGMVMLTQYADDIDTLCAYPSERLTNTLGEVIQTQGKTQLRIAETEKYAHVTFFFSGGREAPFEGETRILVASPQVATYDQQPEMSAPEVTEKLVAAIDSRAFDLVVCNYANGDMVGHTGNFDAAVKAVECLDQCVGQITDALLRNGGQCLITADHGNVEQMRDESTGQAHTAHTCEAVPCLYVGERKLSLNEGGILSDIAPTLLELMGLEQPAEMSGHSLLGQEPAR from the coding sequence ATGAACACCCCTAAAACCACCACTGCACTGATCATTCTCGACGGCTTTGGCCACAGCGAGACCTCCGACTCCAATGCCATTGCCGCCGCCCACACACCTGTCTGGGACCGGCTCTGCCAGCAGTATCCCCACACCCTGGTCTCCGGCTCCGGGGAGGATGTGGGCCTGCCCGGAGGGCAGATGGGTAACTCCGAAGTGGGCCACATGAACCTGGGGGCAGGGCGCATCGTCTATCAGGAGCTGACCCGCATCAGCAAGGCGATTGAAGAGGGCAGTTTCTACCAGAACCCGGCCCTGTTGGAGGCGGTGCGGGGTGCTGTTCGCGGCGGTAAGGCAGTTCACATCATGGGGCTGGTCTCTCCCGGTGGCGTTCATAGCCACGAAGATCACATCAGTGCCATGATCGAGCTGGCCCGGCGCGAAGGGGCGCAGAGGGTCTATCTTCACGCGTTCCTCGATGGTCGCGACACGCCCCCCCGCAGCGCCGAGCCCTCTCTGGCTCGCCTCGACCAGCAGCTGCGGGAGCAGAAGCTGGGACGCATCGCCAGTCTTATCGGCCGCTACTACGCCATGGACCGTGACCAGCGTTGGGAGCGGGTCAGCCAGGCCTACGCCCTGATCACCGAAGCCCAGGCTGAGCATCGTGCCGACAGCGCCACCGAGGGGCTGCAGCAGGCCTATGCCCGGGAAGAAAGCGACGAGTTCGTGGCCGCCACCCGCATCCAGGGCGCCGGCGAGTCGGACGCGGCCCTTGAGGAGGGCGATGCCCTCATCTTTATGAACTTCCGCGCCGACCGCGCCCGCCAACTGACCCGCGCCTTTGTCGACCCCAGTTTCGACGGCTTTGTGCGCAACCAACAGCCCCGGCTGGCGGGCATGGTCATGCTGACCCAGTACGCAGATGACATCGACACCCTTTGCGCCTACCCCTCCGAGCGCTTGACCAACACCCTGGGGGAGGTGATTCAGACGCAAGGCAAGACCCAGCTGCGCATCGCCGAGACCGAGAAGTACGCCCACGTCACCTTTTTCTTCAGCGGCGGACGGGAAGCACCCTTCGAAGGGGAGACCCGTATCCTGGTGGCCTCTCCCCAGGTGGCCACCTACGATCAGCAACCCGAGATGAGCGCACCCGAGGTGACCGAAAAGCTGGTGGCGGCGATCGACAGCCGCGCCTTCGACCTGGTGGTCTGCAACTACGCCAACGGCGATATGGTGGGCCATACCGGTAACTTCGATGCCGCGGTCAAGGCGGTCGAGTGCCTCGACCAGTGTGTTGGCCAGATCACCGACGCCCTGCTACGTAATGGCGGACAGTGCCTGATCACTGCCGACCACGGCAATGTTGAACAGATGCGTGACGAGAGCACCGGTCAGGCCCACACAGCGCATACCTGCGAGGCGGTTCCCTGCCTCTATGTGGGTGAGCGCAAGCTAAGCCTCAATGAGGGTGGTATCCTCTCCGACATCGCTCCCACCCTGCTTGAACTGATGGGGCTGGAGCAACCCGCCGAGATGAGCGGCCATAGCCTGCTGGGCCAGGAACCGGCCCGATAG
- a CDS encoding rhodanese-like domain-containing protein: MEKLLDFIANNPILVSTFLGLLTLLLWTESRKGGKTVTTQQATRLINNDNALVLDVREKKEFSNGHIVESMNIPYAKLGERISELGSDKSRPVIVVDAAGQHAGIAGKTLVAGGFTRVVRLGGGLNAWKGENLPLVKKG; encoded by the coding sequence ATGGAGAAGCTGTTAGATTTTATTGCCAATAACCCGATCCTGGTATCGACCTTCCTCGGCCTGTTGACCCTGTTGCTGTGGACCGAAAGCCGCAAGGGCGGCAAGACGGTAACCACCCAGCAGGCGACCCGTTTGATCAACAACGACAATGCCCTGGTGCTGGATGTGCGCGAGAAAAAAGAGTTCTCGAACGGACATATTGTGGAGTCCATGAACATTCCCTACGCCAAACTGGGTGAGCGAATCTCTGAGCTTGGCAGTGACAAGAGCCGCCCAGTGATCGTCGTCGACGCCGCCGGCCAGCACGCAGGTATTGCCGGTAAGACCCTGGTGGCCGGCGGCTTTACCCGCGTGGTGCGCCTGGGTGGCGGGCTCAATGCCTGGAAAGGCGAGAACCTGCCGCTGGTCAAGAAGGGCTAG
- the grxC gene encoding glutaredoxin 3 — MGRVLIYSSSYCPYCIRALQLLQSKRAECGIEVEVISVDGRPELRQEMAHKAGRTSVPQIWIGDQHIGGCDELYALERQGALDSLLAA, encoded by the coding sequence ATGGGTCGTGTACTGATCTACAGCTCAAGTTACTGTCCCTACTGCATTCGGGCGCTGCAGTTGCTGCAGAGCAAACGGGCGGAGTGCGGTATAGAGGTGGAGGTGATATCGGTCGATGGCCGGCCTGAATTGCGCCAGGAGATGGCCCACAAGGCAGGGCGCACCTCGGTGCCGCAGATCTGGATCGGGGATCAGCACATCGGCGGTTGCGACGAGCTCTATGCGCTCGAGCGTCAGGGAGCACTGGACTCCCTGCTGGCCGCCTGA
- the secB gene encoding protein-export chaperone SecB: MAEEQQNTAADNSKQPQFSLQRIYVKDISFESPKSPEMFRKEWRPKVNLDLNTRNSKLDEGVFEVVLALTVTVENGEETAFVAEVQQAGIFAALNLEESALHHTLGSFCPNILFPYAREAVDNLVTRGSFPPIMLAPVNFDALYAQAVAQKQAEQQQAAAE, encoded by the coding sequence ATGGCCGAAGAACAGCAGAACACAGCCGCGGACAACAGCAAGCAGCCCCAGTTTTCCCTGCAGCGGATCTACGTTAAGGATATCTCCTTCGAGTCCCCCAAATCCCCGGAGATGTTTCGTAAAGAGTGGCGCCCCAAGGTCAACCTTGACCTCAACACCCGTAACAGCAAGCTCGATGAGGGTGTGTTCGAGGTGGTTCTGGCGTTGACCGTCACCGTCGAGAATGGCGAGGAAACCGCCTTTGTGGCCGAGGTTCAGCAGGCGGGTATTTTCGCGGCCCTGAACCTGGAGGAGAGTGCGCTGCACCACACCCTGGGTAGCTTCTGCCCCAACATCCTCTTTCCCTACGCCCGCGAGGCGGTCGATAACCTGGTGACCCGGGGCAGCTTCCCTCCCATCATGCTGGCGCCAGTGAACTTTGACGCCCTCTATGCCCAGGCGGTTGCCCAGAAGCAGGCCGAGCAGCAACAGGCCGCGGCTGAGTAA
- the trmL gene encoding tRNA (uridine(34)/cytosine(34)/5-carboxymethylaminomethyluridine(34)-2'-O)-methyltransferase TrmL yields MLHIALFEPEIPPNTGNIIRLCANTGYRLHIVGPAAFEFDDKRLRRAGLDYHEFAALQHWDNFDAFAQALAPSRLFAMTTKGSRNYCSVNYQPDDCLLFGPETRGLPDTILTHPAISDRIRLPMLADSRSLNLSNSVAVTVYESWRQLGFAGAVDTRG; encoded by the coding sequence ATGCTTCATATCGCCCTGTTCGAGCCGGAAATCCCACCCAATACCGGCAACATCATCCGCCTCTGCGCCAATACCGGCTATCGCCTGCACATTGTGGGTCCGGCGGCTTTCGAATTTGACGACAAGCGCCTGCGCCGGGCCGGCCTCGACTACCACGAGTTTGCCGCTCTGCAACACTGGGACAACTTCGATGCCTTTGCCCAGGCCCTGGCCCCGAGCCGCCTCTTTGCCATGACCACCAAAGGCTCTCGCAACTACTGCTCGGTGAACTACCAGCCCGACGACTGCCTGCTGTTTGGCCCCGAGACCCGCGGGTTACCCGATACGATTCTCACGCACCCCGCCATCAGCGACCGCATCCGCCTGCCGATGCTGGCCGACAGTCGCAGCCTCAACCTCTCCAACAGCGTCGCCGTTACCGTCTATGAAAGTTGGCGCCAGCTGGGATTCGCAGGCGCCGTCGACACCCGGGGCTAA
- the pilM gene encoding type IV pilus biogenesis protein PilM codes for MLWRKKKSAAGGLLGVVLGSRSFGLVAMSQSGEVSFCTGVDLGGGELARLLKEQVERNQLHGDVNLVLLPSQYQMLLAEAPDVPDEELADAMRWRIKDLISTPLDQVEVDAFLLPDDAYRGRVRMCYAAAVRRDLIESLTATIKGAGLGLRYIDLADLAMRNLALQQSLGEQSVATVNLRDRGGLVTVTQGGQLYMSRSLQVGFDHINQQGYGVVDELVLDMQRSLDYYESQQNKGSVATILVSGKHQIEDQLIEELDRRLAARVVKLDASAGLRLAEGVDPAQLSRVALSLGGALRERGEHVAAAG; via the coding sequence GTGTTGTGGCGCAAGAAAAAAAGTGCCGCCGGTGGTCTGTTGGGGGTTGTGCTGGGAAGTCGTTCGTTCGGGCTGGTGGCAATGAGCCAGTCCGGGGAAGTGAGTTTCTGCACTGGCGTGGATCTGGGTGGGGGTGAACTGGCGCGTCTGCTCAAGGAGCAGGTCGAGCGCAACCAGCTCCATGGTGATGTCAATCTTGTGCTGCTGCCCAGCCAATACCAGATGCTGCTCGCCGAAGCTCCCGATGTGCCGGACGAGGAGCTGGCCGACGCCATGCGCTGGCGGATCAAGGATCTGATCAGTACGCCCCTTGACCAGGTCGAGGTGGATGCTTTCCTGCTGCCCGATGATGCCTATCGTGGGCGTGTTCGTATGTGCTATGCCGCGGCAGTGCGTCGAGACTTGATCGAGAGCCTGACCGCAACCATCAAAGGGGCGGGCCTGGGCTTACGTTATATAGACCTCGCTGACCTGGCCATGCGAAACCTGGCGCTGCAGCAGTCGCTGGGGGAGCAGTCGGTAGCGACCGTCAACCTTCGAGACCGGGGCGGGCTGGTCACCGTCACCCAGGGGGGGCAGCTCTACATGAGCCGCTCGCTGCAGGTGGGCTTTGACCATATTAACCAGCAGGGCTATGGCGTGGTGGATGAACTGGTGCTGGATATGCAGCGCTCGCTCGACTACTACGAGAGCCAGCAAAATAAAGGTTCGGTAGCCACCATACTGGTCAGCGGCAAGCATCAGATCGAGGATCAGTTGATCGAAGAGCTTGACCGCCGGCTGGCGGCCCGGGTGGTCAAACTCGACGCATCGGCCGGGCTCCGGCTGGCGGAGGGTGTTGATCCGGCGCAGCTGTCGCGGGTGGCACTTTCTCTGGGTGGAGCGTTAAGGGAAAGGGGGGAGCATGTCGCTGCAGCAGGTTAA
- a CDS encoding PilN domain-containing protein, translating to MSLQQVNFYRAEQQRQHPRFGALRSLQICLLMLVGMAVLGAIEYSALKKAQGVEARQERVVEQLLLSRNQVTAELLKTRQDSAAVEEIKRLETELGDKQQLTYYLDLALKLRGGGFTQMMAGLSEHHLEGVWLTGFHFTAGGEGLSLQGKTRQPELVAHYLQKLQAASVFYGKGFEVFEMKRDEPSNRQIAFELKAHREAQP from the coding sequence ATGTCGCTGCAGCAGGTTAATTTTTATCGCGCAGAGCAGCAGCGACAGCACCCTCGCTTCGGTGCCCTTCGGTCGCTGCAAATCTGCCTGCTAATGCTGGTGGGGATGGCGGTTCTTGGCGCCATCGAATATTCCGCTCTCAAGAAGGCGCAGGGGGTGGAAGCGCGCCAGGAGAGGGTTGTGGAGCAGCTCCTGCTCAGTCGCAACCAGGTCACGGCCGAACTGTTAAAGACGCGCCAGGACAGCGCGGCCGTTGAGGAGATAAAGCGGCTGGAGACGGAACTGGGGGATAAGCAGCAGCTCACCTATTATCTGGATCTGGCGCTAAAGCTCAGGGGTGGGGGCTTCACCCAGATGATGGCGGGACTTTCGGAGCATCATCTGGAGGGGGTCTGGTTAACCGGCTTTCACTTCACCGCCGGTGGTGAGGGGCTATCTTTGCAGGGTAAAACGCGTCAACCCGAGCTGGTTGCCCACTACCTGCAAAAATTGCAGGCCGCGTCCGTTTTTTACGGTAAGGGGTTTGAAGTGTTTGAGATGAAGCGGGATGAGCCATCCAACCGCCAGATCGCCTTCGAACTCAAGGCTCATCGGGAGGCGCAGCCATGA
- the gspM gene encoding type II secretion system protein GspM, with protein MSAWSRYCDLVDQRNERERLLITVAMVLLLGFLFVILVSDPLSNERKKSQQKQQQNLQQMATLQAEIDTAQLALKQLRQTTGEERLAELHRGIAHYDRVLRDATLDLITPRQMSDLLQVMLQRQQGVRLLEMTSYSEPLQLQGLKEATQTEVAPPPADPAARVLFYRHGMQLELEGNFFAIQAYLKSVEQSPWNLFWEGMEYQVQKAPLARTRLNVFTLSRDPRWLGMGEREG; from the coding sequence ATGAGTGCTTGGAGCCGTTACTGCGATCTCGTTGACCAGCGTAATGAGCGCGAGCGGCTGCTGATCACCGTAGCCATGGTACTGCTGTTGGGCTTTCTGTTCGTGATCCTGGTGTCAGACCCCCTTAGCAATGAGAGGAAAAAGTCGCAGCAGAAGCAGCAGCAGAACCTGCAGCAGATGGCCACCCTGCAGGCCGAGATCGATACCGCCCAGCTGGCCTTAAAGCAGTTGCGGCAAACCACGGGGGAGGAGCGGCTCGCTGAGCTGCATCGGGGCATCGCCCATTACGACCGTGTTCTCCGGGATGCCACTCTCGACCTGATCACCCCACGCCAGATGTCCGACCTGTTGCAGGTGATGCTCCAGCGTCAGCAAGGCGTGCGCCTGCTGGAGATGACCAGCTACAGCGAACCTCTGCAGTTGCAGGGGTTAAAGGAGGCGACGCAAACGGAGGTGGCCCCGCCCCCTGCCGATCCGGCGGCCAGGGTTCTCTTCTATCGTCATGGAATGCAGCTCGAGCTGGAGGGGAACTTCTTTGCTATCCAGGCTTATCTCAAGAGCGTGGAGCAGAGCCCCTGGAACCTGTTTTGGGAAGGGATGGAGTATCAGGTGCAGAAGGCGCCCCTTGCGAGGACACGGCTCAATGTCTTTACCCTGAGCCGGGATCCCCGCTGGCTGGGGATGGGGGAACGCGAAGGATGA
- the mshL gene encoding pilus (MSHA type) biogenesis protein MshL encodes MSGRLRWGAFGVLMVLLAGCANLQNSAYTKQETERQMSEVRADSDAYVDTRLRPPEPPAEVRNALLPELDIPLGEAGDRFDIAVKNMPARDFFMGLMEGSQQNIVVSPLLEGEVSLMLSDVSLEQVLSAVRDTYGYDYRRNDYGYQVLPAQVQTRIYRLDYLNIKRAGSSTTSVSSGQVSNASNRNSENASNNNASNTISRDNRGDTINSAEIKTTSNTDLWSEMTAMVQMIIGDHPEHRVVTNPQAGVLVVRAGSQELRGVEAFLNVAEDSLQRQVLLEAKIIEVELNDGFRSGIEWNAVFTPGSKDISFGQGAVPFSNTDISRGGNGLGGVFSGVLDLGDFTAAIDLLETQGNVDVLSSPRISTVNNQKAVIKVGNDEFFVTDFSTTTSTTSAGSTTVPDVTLTPFFSGIALDVTPQIAEDQEVILHIHPSVSDVVDQNKTISVGDASVTLPLAFSTIRESDSIVRAESGQVVVIGGLMKTYEKTDVAKTPVLGDLPGIGYLFQQRQSSFVKSELVILLKPQVVEIGTFNRDLRRSNARVNKLLKF; translated from the coding sequence ATGAGTGGCAGACTGCGATGGGGCGCGTTTGGAGTGCTAATGGTGTTGTTGGCGGGGTGCGCCAACCTGCAAAATTCGGCGTACACCAAGCAGGAGACCGAGCGCCAGATGAGCGAGGTCCGTGCTGACTCCGACGCCTATGTTGACACCCGCCTGCGACCGCCCGAACCGCCGGCGGAGGTTCGAAATGCCTTGCTGCCGGAGCTGGACATTCCGTTGGGGGAGGCGGGTGACCGTTTTGATATCGCGGTGAAAAATATGCCCGCCAGGGATTTTTTCATGGGGCTGATGGAGGGCAGCCAGCAGAATATTGTGGTCAGCCCTCTGCTGGAGGGCGAGGTCAGCCTGATGCTCAGCGACGTCTCACTGGAGCAGGTGTTATCGGCGGTACGAGACACCTATGGCTACGATTACCGTCGCAATGATTACGGTTACCAGGTGTTGCCGGCCCAGGTGCAGACGCGGATCTATCGGCTCGATTACCTGAATATCAAGCGTGCGGGCTCCTCAACCACCTCGGTCAGCAGTGGACAGGTGTCCAATGCCAGCAACCGCAACAGCGAAAATGCCAGCAACAACAACGCCAGCAACACCATCTCCCGAGATAACCGCGGCGACACCATCAACAGCGCCGAGATCAAAACCACCTCCAATACCGACCTCTGGAGCGAAATGACGGCTATGGTGCAGATGATTATCGGTGACCACCCGGAGCACCGGGTGGTGACCAACCCCCAGGCCGGTGTGCTGGTGGTGCGGGCGGGGAGCCAGGAGTTGAGGGGGGTGGAGGCCTTTCTTAACGTGGCAGAAGACAGCCTTCAGCGCCAGGTGCTGCTGGAAGCCAAAATTATCGAAGTGGAGTTGAACGACGGCTTCCGTTCCGGCATCGAATGGAACGCAGTCTTCACGCCGGGCAGCAAGGATATCTCCTTCGGCCAGGGGGCGGTCCCTTTCAGTAATACCGATATCTCCAGAGGCGGGAACGGCCTGGGAGGGGTGTTTTCCGGTGTGTTGGATCTGGGCGACTTTACGGCGGCCATTGACCTGCTGGAAACCCAGGGCAATGTCGACGTGCTCTCCAGCCCGCGCATCTCCACCGTCAACAACCAGAAGGCCGTCATCAAGGTGGGCAACGATGAGTTCTTCGTCACCGACTTTTCCACCACCACCTCGACCACCAGCGCCGGCAGTACCACGGTGCCGGATGTCACCCTGACCCCCTTCTTCTCTGGTATTGCGCTGGATGTGACACCGCAGATCGCCGAGGACCAGGAGGTGATTTTGCATATCCACCCTTCGGTCTCCGATGTGGTGGACCAGAACAAGACCATCTCGGTGGGTGATGCCTCGGTCACCCTGCCCCTGGCCTTTAGCACCATTCGTGAATCCGACAGTATTGTGCGTGCCGAAAGCGGGCAGGTGGTAGTGATCGGTGGGTTAATGAAAACCTATGAGAAAACCGATGTGGCTAAAACGCCGGTGCTGGGAGACCTCCCCGGTATCGGATACCTGTTCCAGCAGCGCCAGTCATCCTTTGTGAAGAGCGAGCTGGTGATTTTGCTTAAGCCGCAGGTGGTTGAAATCGGTACCTTCAACCGTGACCTGAGGAGAAGCAATGCCCGCGTGAACAAGTTGCTTAAATTCTAG
- a CDS encoding ExeA family protein, giving the protein MYQQFFGLREQPFALTPNTDFMVNLSSHQECMNLLQVALSQGEGFVKIVGEVGTGKTLICRQLMKELDSQGFVVAYLPSPELNGRELLMALAKELGLNNLKLDNPHDLRERIFYRLIELARGNQRVVLLVDEAQSMGRDTLESLRLITNLETEKRKLLQVVLFGQPELDELLQGKEMRQLRQRITFSYRLMPIVQGNIGHYVNHRLTVAGYNGEGLFEPAALKRIYRASSGIPRLVNILCNKSMMAAYGKGDRKIAVRHVSRAIKDTEEAVRQGTGILWLAGGVTLALALLAGVLYRGML; this is encoded by the coding sequence ATGTACCAGCAATTTTTCGGGCTCCGCGAACAGCCTTTTGCCCTCACCCCCAACACCGATTTTATGGTGAACCTGAGCAGTCATCAGGAGTGCATGAACCTGCTCCAGGTTGCTCTCTCCCAGGGAGAGGGGTTTGTAAAGATTGTGGGTGAGGTGGGCACCGGGAAGACGCTGATCTGTCGCCAGCTGATGAAGGAGCTCGATTCACAGGGTTTTGTCGTGGCCTATTTACCGAGCCCTGAGCTGAACGGTCGTGAGCTGCTCATGGCGTTGGCTAAGGAACTGGGGCTGAATAACCTGAAGCTGGATAATCCCCACGACCTTAGGGAGCGCATCTTTTATCGGTTGATTGAGCTTGCCCGTGGCAATCAGCGGGTAGTGCTGCTGGTGGATGAAGCCCAAAGTATGGGACGCGACACCCTGGAGTCGCTGCGCCTGATCACCAACCTGGAAACGGAGAAGCGCAAGCTGTTACAGGTGGTGCTGTTCGGGCAGCCCGAGCTGGATGAACTGCTGCAGGGCAAGGAGATGCGCCAGTTGCGCCAGCGTATCACCTTCAGCTACCGGCTAATGCCCATTGTTCAGGGCAACATCGGCCACTATGTTAACCACCGTTTGACCGTAGCCGGGTATAACGGAGAGGGGCTGTTTGAGCCGGCGGCCCTGAAGCGGATTTATCGCGCCTCCTCCGGCATTCCCCGCCTGGTTAATATCCTCTGCAACAAGTCGATGATGGCGGCCTATGGCAAGGGGGACCGAAAGATCGCCGTGCGCCATGTGAGCCGCGCCATTAAGGATACCGAGGAGGCCGTCAGGCAGGGCACTGGCATACTGTGGCTGGCGGGGGGAGTGACCCTGGCGCTGGCACTGCTGGCCGGCGTTTTATACCGGGGGATGCTATGA
- a CDS encoding tetratricopeptide repeat protein has translation MSLINDMLRDLDERNAAADSPARDRVGQLFESPASHRRWYQRPGYWGLGALGVALVGAALYGLSLTQTATFDAGARVAAPASAPPQLQPQDRPAAEPEAVADLPEASKERVAGPAQAPTQESPPQAETIENPTANAPVPSPAPPPQAPQVAEAPSEPVAKAAAPALATLTPESTTPAAVAGKATTATPKATAPRPAPAQEELPRSTIVNARRSEEQLLVAARALLEAGRQQEAERAMQRELEADPGRHRLRLMLAKSLLSHDPVAARILMEQGLALLPNHHPYRLALAYSFMRAGDYTEAARVLAAQRPTMADALDYYTTEAAVQQFLGDYAASEQTYQQLLRLQGANGRWLLGLAIAQDHRGNYQQARINYQKTLVMTDVDPQGRDYARQQLERLQRMEVESW, from the coding sequence ATGAGCCTGATCAACGATATGTTGCGGGACCTGGATGAACGCAACGCCGCGGCCGATAGCCCGGCCCGTGATCGGGTCGGGCAGCTGTTTGAATCCCCCGCCAGCCATCGGCGCTGGTACCAGCGCCCGGGCTACTGGGGGCTGGGTGCGCTTGGGGTCGCCCTGGTTGGTGCTGCGCTGTATGGGCTGTCGCTGACTCAAACGGCAACCTTCGATGCCGGGGCGCGGGTGGCGGCACCGGCCTCGGCGCCGCCCCAACTTCAGCCCCAGGATCGGCCAGCGGCTGAGCCCGAGGCCGTGGCAGACCTGCCGGAAGCCTCGAAGGAAAGAGTGGCGGGGCCCGCGCAGGCGCCGACACAAGAGTCCCCACCTCAGGCCGAAACTATTGAAAACCCTACGGCCAATGCGCCCGTGCCGAGCCCCGCACCGCCTCCCCAGGCACCGCAGGTGGCAGAGGCCCCCAGCGAACCGGTAGCCAAGGCTGCCGCGCCCGCGTTAGCCACCCTGACCCCTGAGTCAACAACGCCCGCAGCGGTGGCGGGTAAAGCCACGACGGCGACGCCGAAAGCAACAGCGCCGCGCCCGGCCCCGGCTCAAGAGGAACTCCCTCGCTCGACCATCGTTAACGCCCGCCGCTCTGAGGAGCAGTTACTGGTGGCGGCACGAGCGTTACTGGAGGCCGGCCGCCAGCAGGAAGCAGAACGCGCAATGCAGCGCGAGCTGGAGGCGGATCCGGGGCGGCACCGGTTGCGCTTGATGCTGGCTAAAAGCCTGCTTTCCCATGACCCGGTTGCCGCCCGCATCCTGATGGAGCAGGGGTTGGCGCTGCTACCCAACCACCACCCCTATCGGCTGGCGTTAGCCTATAGCTTTATGCGCGCAGGGGACTATACCGAAGCAGCTCGGGTGTTGGCGGCCCAGCGTCCCACCATGGCCGATGCCCTCGATTACTACACCACCGAGGCGGCGGTACAACAGTTTCTCGGTGACTATGCCGCCAGCGAACAGACCTACCAGCAGCTGCTTCGTTTGCAGGGTGCCAATGGGCGCTGGCTACTGGGGCTGGCGATTGCCCAGGATCACAGGGGTAATTACCAACAGGCGCGAATCAATTACCAGAAAACGCTGGTGATGACCGATGTGGATCCGCAGGGCCGTGACTACGCGCGGCAACAGCTTGAGAGGCTGCAACGGATGGAGGTGGAATCATGGTAG